One genomic segment of Besnoitia besnoiti strain Bb-Ger1 chromosome VII, whole genome shotgun sequence includes these proteins:
- a CDS encoding SAG-related sequence (encoded by transcript BESB_080760), translating to MTLSKGRLTATLKCTGQNINFVPDNLKSVCAQKADLNACKEAKKTDSDENQVPLQLVLPSNTKLKWNRKNLNSNGGEVRTLQPNASQLPLEDTSFFVGCQKDNHASKCKLDITVQARASSVESNVAKCAYGQHSNPQPLLVELTPQNNTLTLECGKDHPIEPTNHTTYYCEDEKMKACTKTFKDILPNFDASWWSKTDETNNHVKLEIPPTEFPSADQQFYIGCSPNPGESVEAKAVLAASKTLGFPAV from the coding sequence ATGACACTTTCGAAAGGAAGACTCACTGCTACCTTGAAGTGCACCGGCCAGAACATCAATTTCGTGCCTGACAATCTCAAAAGCGTCTGTGCACAGAAAGCAGATCTGAATGCCTGCAAAGAAGCCAAGAAGACCGATTCCGACGAAAATCAGGTCCCACTGCAACTAGTGCTCCCCTCCAACACCAAGTTGAAGTGGAATAGGAAAAACTTGAATTCGAACGGTGGTGAGGTGCGTACACTTCAGCCCAATGCATCACAACTGCCTTTGGAAGATacctccttcttcgtcggctGCCAGAAAGACAACCACGCGTCAAAATGCAAACTCGACATAACTGTGCAAGCACGGGCATCCTCCGTGGAAAGCAACGTTGCCAAGTGTGCATACGGTCAACACAGCAATCCTCAACCGCTTCTGGTCGAACTCACACCGCAAAACAACACCCTCACTCTCGAGTGTGGAAAAGATCACCCCATCGAACCCACCAATCATACCACCTACTACTGTGAAGATGAGAAGATGAAGGCCTGCACGAAGACTTTCAAGGACATTCTGCCCAACTTCGACGCCTCGTGGTGGTCGAAGACTGACGAGACCAACAACCACGTCAAGCTGGAAATCCCTCCGACGGAGTTTCCGAGTGCCGACCAGCAGTTTTACATTGGCTGCTCCCCTAACCCAGGCGAATCAGTTGAAGCCAAAGCTGTTTTGGCTGCCTCAAAAACCTTGGGGTTCCCAGCAGTCTAA